One genomic window of Halorubrum hochsteinianum includes the following:
- a CDS encoding CehA/McbA family metallohydrolase: MSRVTVSIDPHVHSEGSYDGHEPVELILEHAAEIGLDAVVITDHDVIRESKRAAEIAPEYGLIGIPGVEVSTAHGHLLAIGVDRMPPRGRPYDETVRAVHELGGVAVVPHPFQRSRHGVRRRNIPTPGPDDDSDADGAVDGAGADGAVGEESETGAVDEVDAIEVFNAWLFTGNRNRRARRFAAEHGYPGVAASDAHHLQYVGRAFTELTIEGRASTAAVTADDVLAAIRRGTTTVEGRRAPIRMAAKHYVGAASRRSAYYARTGAARGVKATKRTAIDGAVAAKVAAFQSVHRTRRFLSWFA; this comes from the coding sequence GTGTCCCGCGTCACCGTCAGCATCGACCCGCACGTCCACTCCGAGGGGAGCTACGACGGGCACGAGCCGGTGGAGCTAATACTCGAACACGCGGCCGAGATCGGACTCGACGCGGTCGTCATCACCGACCACGACGTGATCCGGGAGTCGAAACGCGCCGCGGAGATCGCCCCGGAGTACGGGCTGATCGGGATCCCCGGCGTCGAGGTGTCGACCGCGCACGGCCACCTGCTGGCTATCGGCGTCGACCGGATGCCGCCGCGCGGGCGGCCGTACGACGAGACCGTCCGAGCGGTCCACGAACTGGGCGGCGTCGCCGTCGTCCCGCACCCGTTCCAGCGCTCGCGGCACGGCGTCCGCCGTCGCAACATCCCGACGCCGGGGCCGGACGACGACTCCGACGCGGACGGCGCGGTCGACGGGGCCGGCGCGGACGGCGCGGTCGGCGAGGAAAGCGAGACCGGCGCGGTCGACGAGGTCGACGCGATCGAGGTGTTCAACGCGTGGCTGTTCACGGGGAACCGCAACCGCCGCGCGCGCCGGTTCGCGGCCGAACACGGCTACCCCGGCGTCGCCGCCAGCGACGCGCACCACCTCCAGTACGTCGGGCGGGCGTTCACCGAGCTGACGATAGAGGGGAGGGCGTCGACGGCGGCGGTCACCGCGGACGACGTGCTCGCTGCGATCCGCCGCGGCACGACCACCGTCGAGGGGCGGCGCGCGCCGATCCGGATGGCGGCGAAACACTACGTCGGCGCTGCGAGCCGCCGGTCGGCGTACTACGCGCGCACCGGCGCGGCCCGCGGCGTTAAGGCTACCAAGCGGACCGCGATCGACGGCGCGGTGGCGGCGAAGGTCGCCGCCTTCCAGTCGGTCCACCGCACGCGGCGGTTCCTCTCCTGGTTCGCTTGA
- a CDS encoding GMC family oxidoreductase, with protein MTESEYDYVVVGAGSAGCVLANRLTRDPETSVLLLEAGEPDDERNIEIPAAFPELFKTGADWEYYTEPQEHCGGRELYWPRGKTLGGCSSNNAMIYVRGHPSDYDHWAELGNDGWGYDSMLDYFKRAENFGPGGSSYHGEDGPLSVTEQTSPRPASEAFVRAAAAAGYDRNDDFNGETQEGVGLYHVTQKNGKRHSAADAYLKPVLDRPNLTAETGAQVTEVTIEDGRATGVEYRQDGGTRAVGADEEVVLCAGAVNSPHLLMLSGVGDPDHLSEHGVDVAVESPGVGRNLQDHLFVFTVYETADDVSTLDDAGGLLDILNWFVFKRGKLTSNVGEAGGFVRTDGDESRPDLQFHFAPSYFMEHGLANPAEGRGLSIGATQLRPESRGRVTLASADPLDAPRIDPNYLAESEDVETLVEGVKRAREIAAQGPLSEYVGREVWPGEDARSDEEIAEHVREKCHTVYHPVGTCKMGDGEAAVVDDRLRVRGVEGLRVADASVMPTLVGGNTNAPTIAIAERAADLIREDRTESADGPIAAATD; from the coding sequence ATGACAGAGAGCGAGTACGACTACGTCGTCGTCGGTGCCGGGTCAGCGGGCTGCGTCCTCGCGAACCGCCTCACGCGGGACCCGGAGACGTCCGTGCTGCTGCTCGAAGCGGGCGAGCCGGACGACGAGCGGAACATCGAGATCCCGGCGGCGTTCCCGGAGCTGTTCAAGACCGGGGCGGACTGGGAGTACTACACCGAGCCGCAGGAGCACTGCGGCGGCCGAGAGCTGTACTGGCCGCGCGGCAAGACCCTCGGCGGCTGCTCGTCGAACAACGCGATGATCTACGTTCGCGGCCACCCGTCCGACTACGATCACTGGGCGGAGCTGGGCAACGACGGGTGGGGGTACGACTCGATGCTCGACTACTTCAAGCGCGCGGAGAACTTCGGCCCGGGGGGATCGTCGTATCACGGCGAGGACGGACCGCTGAGCGTCACCGAACAGACCTCGCCGCGGCCCGCCTCCGAGGCGTTCGTCCGGGCCGCCGCCGCGGCCGGCTACGACCGGAACGACGACTTCAACGGGGAAACACAGGAGGGCGTCGGGCTTTACCACGTGACCCAGAAGAACGGGAAGCGCCACAGCGCGGCCGACGCGTACCTGAAGCCCGTCCTCGACCGTCCGAACCTCACCGCCGAGACCGGCGCGCAGGTGACCGAGGTGACCATCGAGGACGGCCGCGCGACCGGCGTGGAGTACCGACAGGACGGCGGGACCCGCGCCGTCGGCGCGGACGAAGAGGTGGTCCTCTGCGCCGGGGCCGTCAACTCCCCGCACCTGCTCATGCTCTCGGGCGTCGGGGACCCGGACCACCTCTCGGAGCACGGCGTCGACGTGGCGGTGGAGTCGCCGGGCGTCGGGCGGAACCTCCAGGACCACCTGTTCGTCTTCACCGTCTACGAGACGGCCGACGACGTGAGCACGCTCGACGACGCCGGCGGGCTGCTGGATATCCTCAACTGGTTCGTGTTCAAGCGCGGGAAGCTCACCTCCAACGTCGGCGAGGCCGGCGGGTTCGTTCGCACGGACGGGGATGAGTCACGGCCCGACCTCCAGTTCCACTTCGCCCCCTCGTACTTCATGGAACACGGGCTGGCGAACCCCGCGGAGGGGCGGGGGCTGTCGATCGGCGCGACGCAGCTCCGGCCGGAGAGCCGCGGTCGGGTCACGCTCGCGTCGGCCGACCCCCTCGACGCGCCGCGGATCGACCCGAACTACCTCGCCGAGAGCGAGGACGTGGAAACCCTCGTCGAGGGGGTGAAACGGGCCCGAGAGATCGCCGCACAGGGGCCGCTCTCGGAGTACGTCGGCCGAGAGGTGTGGCCGGGCGAGGACGCCCGGTCGGACGAGGAGATCGCGGAACACGTCCGCGAGAAGTGCCACACCGTGTACCACCCCGTCGGGACGTGTAAGATGGGCGACGGCGAGGCGGCGGTCGTGGACGACCGGCTCCGCGTCCGCGGCGTCGAGGGCCTCCGGGTCGCGGACGCGAGCGTGATGCCGACGCTCGTCGGCGGCAACACGAACGCCCCGACGATCGCGATCGCCGAGCGGGCGGCGGACCTGATTCGCGAGGACCGGACGGAGTCCGCTGACGGACCGATCGCGGCCGC